AGGATGCGCGGCAACGAGTCGCCGGGATCGAGGACGAGCTCGAACAGGCCCGACGACAGCTGCCGGTGCCGCAGGCGCCGCCGTGGCGGTCGCCGCGTGATCCGGGCCGTGGCGTGCCGTTGTGGGCCGCCGTTGCGTTCGCCGACCACGTCAGCGCCGAGCAGGCCGACCGCATCGAAGGTGCCCTGCTGACCGCGGGCCTGCTCGATGCGCTGATCACCGGCGACCGCCTGGTCGGCGACGGTGATCTGGTGCTGGCCGGCGACCGTCCCGCGGCCGGGCGCAGTCTCGCCGACGTTCTCGTTGCGGAGAACGGCTCGGGCGTCGACCCGCGGCTCGTCGAGTGGCTGCTGCGGGCCGTCGCCATCGACCTGACCGGCAGCGACCTCAGCATCGGGTACCTGCGCACCGGCAACGTGATCGCATCGGCTCCGCGTGACTACCGAGCCACGTTCATCGGCCGGACCGCCCGCGAAAGCGCCCGGCTCGCACTCGTCGCCGACCTCGAACAGCGACTGGCCGCCGCGCACCAGGACCTCCAGGCCGAGGAGCAACGCGTTGAACAGCTCGAAGCCGATGTCCGCGCGTCCGGCCGGGAGCGGGATGACTTCCCGCCTGCCGACGCGGTTGCCGGAGCACGCGATCAGGTCACCCAACTGCAGCTCAGCGTCGCGAAAGCTCAGCAGCAAACCACGCAGGCACTGGCCACCGCCGCAGCGCAGCTCATCGAGCTGCTCGCCGAGGTCAAAGCTGTCCGCAACGCCATAGACCGGACGGTCGAGAATGCCCGCCGGCGGCTTGAGGAAGCGGCCGGCACACTTAAAAGATCCCTACAGACCGAGTCCGACGCCGGCGACGCCCTGATCAGCGCACAGGAGGAGCTGGCGGAAGCCACCGAGCGGCGGAACGAGGCCCGAGCGGCTCAGCAACTGTGCGCCGCCGAGGAACAGCGATTCCCTGACGTGGAGCAGCTGCGCCGCACGACCCGTGACGAGGACGCCGCCGAGCGGGACGCGGCCGCCGCCCGTGCCCTGGTCGACGAGCACCGCCGCCGGCACCAGCAGGCAAGCGACCGCGTCCGCACAGCGCTGCGCGCACTGCATACCGCCGCGACGCTGCCCGACGGCGCCATCCTGCCGACCGACCGAGAAGCGCTACGACGGCACCGGGAGATGGTCACCACCCTGCTGCAGCAGATCGAGGCCTGGCAGAGCGCCGGACAGCGAGCCCTCGACCTGCTCACAACAGCCCAGCGTGAACAGCGGACGGCGGACTGGGTCACCAACCGGTTCCAAAAAGCGATCGCCGCCGCAGACCAGGTCCGGCTCGCCGCCGAGGAACTGGACGCCCGGGTGGAGCAAACCCGAGCGCTGTACGGGGCGGAATACGCCGAGCTACGCCAGGCAAAAGACAGTCTCGCCGATGAACTGACCGACAAACTGGCCGAGGGCGAGCGACGCGAGAGCGAGTTCCGCACGCACGACAATGCCGCGGTCGCCGCCACCACCACGCTGGAGAAGATCGCGCCGCGTCGCCGAGAGGCCGACCAGCACCGCGCTGACTGCTTCGATCGGATGTGCCTGCTGGTCACCCACGGCTTCGCCGAAGTCCCGGAAACCCTGGCACGCGACAGTGACAACCGGCCGGCCAACCTGACCGCCGCCCTCACCTGGTCGCGTCAGCTGCTCGCCGGCAAACCCACCACCGGCGCCCGGCTCGACACCCTGAGGATCGCTCGGGAACGGGTGCAGAAGCAGCTCGAGAGCACGATGCGGTCCGTCAACCAGGCCCTCGCAGAGTTCGATCAGCAGCTCGACAGCACGACCCTCGACGGCACCGAATGGCGGCGCATCACGCTCGCCGCACCCAACGCCGCCGTCGGCGAGGATCTGCGGCAAGCCGCCGAGACACTTCGCGCCACAGCCGAAGGCCTCGAACGAGATCTGCGCCAGGACGTCAAGGCGACTCTCAAGACGTCGATGTTCACCCAGCTGCGGCGTGACATCCAGACCCGCCGCGAGGCGGCAAGGGAACTTGTCCGGCAGATCCGGGCCACCCTCGAGAACGTCCGGACCGGCGTGGCCCGCGTCGGGGTGCAGGTCGACTGGAGGGTCCGCGACGACGGCAACTCCCAGCAAATGGTAGCCCTGCTCAAAGCGTCACCCTCCGACGAGGTCTTCGATCAGATGTACGAGATCCTGCGGGAGCGGATGGAGGACGCTGGCGAGGAAACCTGGACCGACCGGGTCGCCCACACCTTCGACTACCGCTCCTGGCACCACTGGGAGATCAGCGTCACGCACAGCAGCTTCGGCACCGATCAGTTCAAGCCGGTCAACGCCCGGTCCAACCCGCTCAAGGGCCTGTCCACCGGCGAATCCCGGCTCGCCACCATGCTCCCGCTGCTGGCCGCCGCATGGTCGATGTACTCGGGCGACACCTACCGGGGACCTCGTCTGCTGTCCATCGACGAGATCGACGCCGCCTTCGACGACCGCAACCTGCGCCAGATCCTCGCCCTGCTGCGAACCTGGAATTTCGACATCCTCGCGACCACACCCACCATCGCCCCGCTGATCAAACGCGAAGCTCAACACGTCGTCGTCCACGAAGTCATCACCGACGGCCGGCACCGCGTCACCGTCCCGTGGCTGTGGAACGGCAGCGGCGAGCCGACACCCCTACCGCTCGCCGCGCCCACCGCAGCCACGACCCCGGACGGTCACTGATCGATGCCGGCTGACCTCACCTACCTGGCGGAAGACGCCGACCTGCATCCTCTGTGGCGCGCCGTCCACGGACGTCTTTGCACCGGCACCAGCCCCGAGGCGATCAACACGGTTCGGGTCCCGGCACTGAGCACAGCCGGCATCGCGCAACTGCGGACCTGGCTCGACACCTCCACACGCCGGCGCCGCGGCACATCCGCCGTCACCGTGTCCGGCAATACCGCCACGGTTCCGCTGCGGGAACTTCTCGCCGTTCTCGGCATCGATCGGGGAACGCTCATCGCACTGGTTGAGAAAGCGGTGGGGGAGCCGGTCGTCGACCGTAGCGCCGCCACGCTGGCCGCGGCAGACCGCCGTGCACAGCTGTGGCAGTACGCGACCGAGGAGCTTCCCGACCTGCCGCAGCTCGTCGCCCGGATGCGGGCCACCGGCGTCGGCGAGGACGACACCGAGATTCGGCACAGCATCGCCGCGCTCGCCGCAGCCCTGCGACACATTCCGGCCCGGCCACCGATACCTCTGGCGAAGCTCGCCCACGACATCACCGGCGACCCGCACTACTTCGACCTGACCACCCTCAACGGCATTCGCCTCGTGGCTGCGGTCGCCGAACGCGCCGGCCATACCGAGCCGGCCCGGCCGGATCTTGTGCGCGCACTGCTGGCCACCGTCGGTGTCATCGCCGACCGGCTCTCCGCGACCGTCCTGCTCTTCAACGTCGAGGTGGTCGGCGACGGACCGATCGACCGGCGATTGCGTGATTCACCGGCACCGGTGGCGCTCACCCTGCTCGACCTCGTACAACATCCGCCCGTTCTCGCGCCACAAACCCTGACGGTCGTGGAGAACCCGTCGGTCATGGAGATCGCTTTCACTGCCGGGGCGCGACAACCGATTGCCTGCACCAGCGGCCAGTTGCGCGCGATCGATCATGTGCTATTCCAACTCGCTGTCGCGCACGGCGTGCGTCTGCGGTATGCCGGTGACATCGACACCGCGGGCAAACAGATCGCGGCGGTCGTCGCATCGACCTACGGCGCCGAATTGATCGCGATGGACGACGACACCGCTTCCGAGGCTTCACATCACCCGCCGGTTACACGCTGCCTCAGGCTGCGCGAAGGTGAGTCGCTCCACACGCTCAGTGCCGAAACGGCCACGATCTACCAGGAACATGACGTTCTTCTCGCGCGAATCTTCAGTGGTCAGCCGCTCTGAACTCGCATGACCCCGGCCTCACAGGAGTTCACACGGGCGGAGAACCTCACCGCCTATGAGGATCCAACCACCCGATGGATTCTGTATCGCGGGGTTCCTGACGGCTACGAGGCCGAGCGTTTCGACTCCCGATACGTCACGAACCGTGTCCCGACGCAATTCCTGTGGGCGTCAGGCGCCGCCGCCGACGCGGTTGCCTGGCTGGCCACCCATCAGCCCGCCAGCGTGCTTCACCCACCATCGGGCTCCGGGGCTCCTGTCCGTCGGGACCGTTACGATCCCAGATTCAGAGTCCAAGATCAGAAGGCAATGCCCACCGACCCAGCTGACTCCGTCGGTCAAGCTGGTCGATCGACTACACGGAAGCTCAGACAATGGGGCCTACCCGAGATGCGAACCGCGCCGATCGGCTGATGGCGATCACAGAGGGCAGCCCGCAGTATGGCCGAGGTCGTGGGTGTCCACATGAACGCCGTGTTGTCCCGAGGAGAGTTTGTGAAGGCAAACGAGACTACTGTCCGCAACCTGTTGCAGGGTGAGAAGCAGTACGTCGTTCCGCTCTACCAGCGCCGTTACAGCTGGAAGCGGCGGGACCTTGCCCAGTTGTGGTCCGACGTGATGCGGGTTGCAGAGGTTGGCAACAACGCCGCTCACTTCCTCGGCTCGGTGGTATTGGCACCCAGCCCGGCCAACACACCGACTGGGGTGCAGAGCTGGTTGGTTGTGGACGGTCAGCAGCGGCTGACCACCTTGAGTATCCTGCTGTGTGCGATTCGCGACCATGTTCGCGAGGCCGATGCCCAGCTGGCCGCGAAGATCGACGACATGTACCTGTTCAACAAGTACGCCGCCGGGATAGACCGGTACACTTTGCTGCCCACCAAGGCTGACCGGGCGGCGTGGCTAGCATTGGTGGAGCGGGATCCAGGCGCTGGCGGTGAAGATCGTATTGGATAGGCGTACCGCTATTTCCGGTCGGCGCTTGTCCAGGCTGACGATCCAGATGACGATCACGACCTGATCCAGGTCGAGCAGACCGTGGCGGCGCGTCTGAGCCTGGTGGAAATCGCTGCGCATCCGGACGACAACGTTCACCGCATCTTCGAATCCCTCAACTATACGGGTCAGCCACTGACCCAGGCCGACCTGCTGCGCAACTACTTGTTCATGCGGCTGCCCGCCCGCGGAGATCATGTGTACGAATGGCAGTGGCTGCCGCTACAGGAGTTGCTCACCGACAAACAGCTTGAGGAACTGGTCTGGCTAGATCTGGTGCTGCGTGGCGACGACCGCGCCACCCAGGAGGCGATCTACCAGTCGCAGCAGCAACGGCTCAGCCAGCTGCCGGACGAGGCAGCGATCGAACAGTGGATTGTCGACCTGCATCACAAGGCGCGGCTGTTCCATAAGGTCCTCATGCCGAGGAATACTCCGGATCCGGACCTGCGTCAGGCGCTGGGCCGGCTTGACCGCTGGGGTGCGGCGGTCGTTCACCCCATTGCGCTGCATATCCTCCTCGCGCACGAGGGCGGCCGCCTCAACTCCAGCGAGGCGGCCGGCGCGCTCCGCGTCGTTGAGAGCTACCTGGTCCGTCGCATGATCGCCGGCATCGCCAGTGCCAACACAAATCGGGTCCTAATGTCCCTGGTGAAGGACCTGGGTGAGGAGGTCCCCTCGGCCAAGGCAATCACCCGGGCGCTGTCAGGCGTGCGGAAGAAATTTCCTACTGATCAGCACATTCGCGATGCCGTGCTAGTCAGCAGCTTCTACTGGTTGGGTCGCGGCCCCCAGCGCAGCTACGTGTTGCGTTGTATCGAGGAGGACTACGACCATAAGGAGCCAGTCGACTTCGATACCGCGAAGCTGACTATCGAGCACGTGCTTCCGCAGTCCATGACTGACGAGTGGCGAGAGATGCTGCGTCCCGACCTGGAGGACGGTGAAACCATCCAGGAGCTACACAGCTCTCTGGTGCACACACTCGGAAATCTGAGCTTGACCGCGTACAACCCCAAGCTCGCCAACGACGAATTCCAGGCCAAGCAGAAAATCCTCCGCGATAGCGGGCTGGCGATGAACCGTGAGATCGCCGACGCGCCGAGGTGGGGTCGCGAAGAGATCCTTGCTCGGGGTCGAACTCTCGCCGACCGCATTATCACTATCTGGCCCGGCCCCGACGAATCAGCCGCTGTCACACCGGCAACCCCTCGCTGGTCGTTGATGAACCAGGCGCTTGCGTGCATTCCTGCTGGCCGTTGGACCAGTTACTCTGACATCGCCGAGGTGGTAGGGGTGTTCCACCGCAGCGTCGCTGGTCGCCTTGCGAGTGTGCAACGGCCCAACGCCCACCGGGTCTTAAAAATAGACGGTTCGGTCTCTGCTGAGTTCCGTTGGCCCGACCCCGCGCGTCACGACGACCCGAGGATGGTGCTGGAAGCAGAAGGCGTGCGCTTCGACGACACGGGCCGCGCGGCGGCGGAGCAACGGATGACTGCTAGCGAGCTCGCGCGAGAGGTCGGCCTCGACGCCAATGGCGATAACGGCACGGAGGACGTCGGACCCTGAGGATTGGCCTGCCTGGCGCTGCTGCCTGACGGACCCGCCGCCGCCCGACTCAACCTGCCCGACGGCTGCGGTTTGCGTTCTACCGGCGGGATATCTAAAGAGGTTTCCAGGACCGTCTCGCCGGTCGGTGGCACCGGATGCCCGGTGGAATGCGGTCGCGGGCGTTCGCGCCGGCCCTGCCGGGCAGCAGCGGTTGCAGTTGTCGAATCGTCCCGTACCGCGGCGCTTTGTCTGTGACATGTTTGGTGTAGACGACCGCGCGGACTCGACCGCGTCGGCGACGGCCGGCGTTCCGCCGAGCACGGCTTCCCACTGGCGCTGGCAGCCGATCCAGGTGCTCTGGGCTCGGGCGCGTCAGGCGCCAGGAAGGCTGGCGCCGAGGATGTCGTGGTCCTGGAAGACGATGAGTTGTCCGGCGCTGTGGGCCGCCTGTCGTCCTGTGCCGTGCCAAAACTCGATGCCTGCAGTCTGAGCTCGTCCCCTCATGGACGTCGACCCCTGCAATACAAGAAACAGCACCAGCAGCCAGTACCGGGCTGGGAAACGTGCAGGGTCCGAGTTCAACTTCGCGAGGGGTGGCTGCGGCACTGGGACAGCCCGGCGACCGTCAGGCGTTGGAGCGCCAGGCGGTGAGTACGCAGTCGATGTCGGTCCGGATCCGCTCCCGTGCGTCGGCACGCGGGACGCCGGCCATCAGCAGCTGGTCGTACTCGGTGTCCTCGTGCCGGATCGAGGCGATCACCGCGCGGGTCATCGCGTCCTGGTCTACGGCGCGGCCGGCCGCGGAGCGCCCCACCCGGCCACTACCTCGCAGCCCGGTGTGTCCGGCGATCGCCTCGGCTCGGGACGCTGGACAACCCGGGAAGAGTTGAAGGATCTCCTTGGTCATCCGGGCCATTAACGCCACGTCCTGATCAGCCCGGTGCTCCCGGTCCCGTTCGCGGCGGCGTAGCCGCGCGGCCTCGTCACCCAGGCACTGCCGTTCGGCGCTGTCCAGCCCGGCCGGTTCCACCAACAATCCCAGCCGGTCGTACCGTTTCCGGGCGCGGTTGAAGCGCAGCACCACGGCGGACAGGGTGCTGGCCTTCTTCGCTCGTCGGGTCATGGCCGCGTCCCCGGCGGGCAGGAAGACCAGATGATCGAGGTCTGTGCAGGTCAGGCAGAGGGTATGCGCGTCCTCGGAGACGAGTAGTTCCCCTGTCTCCCCGCACTCGGCGCAGTTCCACGGGGTGGCCGCCGAGTGCACCACCAGGTCGGGCGGCGTGCTCTGCCGCTGTACCAGTTGCGCCCGGGCGGTTTCGGAGAGCGTGCTCGAGGCCCAGTGTGTCCGCTCGATATCGGGATCGCCGTCGGTGGTGAAGCGCAGCGGGCGGCGGTCGCGGGTCGCGGCGAGGTAGGCGACCTCGTCCGGCTGCAATCCTTGGTCCCGGGCCCAACGACCGAAGATCTCCAGCGCCTCCAGGAGCCCGCTCTGCGGCGAGAGGGGCGTTCCGATTCGTCCATCCCGACGAGGCCCAGGCCTCAACCCCACCGGGGGTCCACCAGCGCCATTACTGACGTATGCCGTCCCCACAGCGGACCTCGGTCTTTTGGCCCGATAGACGAAGGCGGAAACGGTGTAGCAGTCGCCGGCGGCAATCTTTGCCGGTCGTGGCGCTCGTCATCGCTGGAGCGGTGTACGCCAGCGGACAGCGTGAATGCGACGGTGACGATCCCGGATATCCCGAGAAGGGTGACGGAAGACCGGTAGAGCCTTCTGCGGGTGTTCACCTTGCCGTCGACACCGGTCATTTGGGATGCTCGCTGTCGTACGGATCGACACCCGGGTGACGGCAGGGACGTGATGACGCGGTGACACGTGCGGCGTCGGGGGAGCCGCCGATCCACTTCTACGCACATCAGGCGCGAGCGGGTGAGGCCGGTGCCCGTGAGGATTTCGAGCAGATGATCGCGCTCCTGGTCGAGGCAGTACGGGGCGACGCCCGGCTTGTCTTTGCCAACGGTGGCGACTGGGGCATCGACGCCTTGGTCGGCGACCTCAACGGTCGGGTCATGATCTGGCAGGCGAAGTACTTCCCGCACGGGGTGACTAACAGGCACCGGGGGCAGATCGAAGGTTCGTTCGCCTCGGCAGTGCGCAATGCGTCCGAGCACGGTTACCGGGTTCAGGAGTGGGTGCTCTGCGTCCCGTCCAGCCTCGACCCCCAAATGAGCCAATGGTGGGACAGTTGGCGGCAGACACAGGCGCGGCTCACCGGCATACGGCTGGTCCTGTGGGACGAGACGGGCCTGCGTAGTCAGTTGATGCGGCCAGCCGCGCGGTATGTTCGGCGCGCCTACTACCACCCCTACCAGGACGCTGGCGACGAGGACTCCGACCATCCAAAAAGCCCGGAGTCAGTCACGGTCACCTCCGCGTTGCCGCGCCAACCCTTCGACCACACCGCGACCCCCTGGGTCGGTGGTGACGAACGCCGGATCGGCGCGCACCGCTACCTGCTGCACGCGGACTCCGTTGAGCAGGTCAGCATCGACCACTCGTGGAACTGGCGGGAGGCGACCGCCGACCGCGTCCAGCACGATCCACTTCGAGTCCGGCTCCGCCAACTCCAAGTCGTCCGGGATACGTCGACGGCGCAGCGGCGCCGCGACGAGGTACGCGCGCAGGGCCACCTGTTGCGCAAACTCGGCGGTAGGGGCGGGCTGCCGTCGCTTGACGATCTCACCGAGGAGGCCGCCGCCACCACGCTGGTCACGGTGCTGCCTTCCGGGCCTAGCTGGCGACAGGCGTTCGGCCCCACCGATACGCGGCTGGCCCGATTTGCCGCCGCTGGCGTACTCGGCGCGGCGGCCGAGGTCTGCGCCACCTTAGCGGTGCTGCACGGAGCAGGGACGAGTCACCGGGCGCTCGGTCCCGACAGCATCGTGCTCACCGGACGCACCCGGCGCGCGGCGCTGGTCGACGGCGGTCTGGCCGTCCTCACGCCGCAGCCGGGCGAGGGAATTCCCGGTTACCGTGCCCCGGAGCAGCACCGGGGTGGCGGATGCGCGACTCCGGTCGACATCTACCAGGTGGCGGCACTGGTCTATCACTCGATGACTGGTCATCCGCCGTCGCCGTACGCGACGCCACCGATCCGGGCCAGCCTGCCCGAGTGGTCCGAACACCTCGACGACCTCCTGCTGCGCTGCCTTGACCCGGACCCGTCCCGCCGCCCCGTCGGGCCACGCGCGCTCGCCGCCGCGTTCCGCGAGGGACGTCGACTGCTCTCCCAGGGAGATACCCGTTGACCATCGCGTATCTGCTTCTGCCCGGCCCGGTCGCGGTCGTACCGTCCGGGAAGGCCATCGACCAACTCGCACAGGCCGGCCTCCGTGATCCGTCCGCGCTGATCAACGAGTTCGGCAGCCTGGCCTCGTTCAACGCGCTGCCGGCTCGGGTCGAGCCGGACCGGTCCAGGCTGGTCGTCTACGGCAAACGTTGGGCGGCCTGGCTCTATCCCAGCGACCACGGTGACGCGTATCGACTCGGTCACGTCTCACCGCTTTCCTTCAAGGACCAGGAACGGCTCCTCAAGGGGGCGCTGGTGCTTGGGGGTACGGCCGGCTGGTGGGCCTATCACCACGTCCGTGACGTTCCCCAGCGGTTGTCGTCACACTGGCCCCTGCTCTGTCGTGCCTGGGCGAATCTCGGCGTCACGCGTTCGGAGGTGACGCCCACGATGCCCGTGCACCACATCGAGTACCTCGATCTGCTCACCGATGTCGTCGAGGCGACCCGGGACATCGAGATCGCCCGACAACGCCAAGCCCCGGCCCTGCCGTACCGCAGGCTCGACAGCACCCGTGAGGAGCGGCACTCCGCCCGTGGCGTCTACACCTTCCAACTGCTTCGTAACGCCACGGTGGGCAGAGGTGCGCAGGTCTTCCTGACCGATCAGCCTGACCTGCGGGGGAGGGTGCTACGGGTCGAGGACCACGAGGTAACCGTGCGGTTCGACAACACGGTGGACTACGCCCGGATACCTAAGCAGGGTGCGTTGCAGGTGCTGCCCAGCGACCGGGTCTACCGCGCGCAACTTGACGCGGTGGAGGTTCTTCGGGAACGGTGTGCCGCCCAGCCCCACCTGCTCACCCAGTTGGTCGACCACCGTGTGGCGCCGTACCGGCCGGACACCGGCGCCCAGCCGCGCGAGATGCTCGACCCGGCGCAGTTACACGCCTTCCGCGCCGCCCTGACCGTGCCCGACCTGCTGTTGGTACTTGGCCCGCCCGGTACCGGAAAGACCCGTGCCATCACCGAGATCGCCGCCGCCAGCGCCGGACGTGGGCAGCGAGTACTGGTCACCTCGCACACCAACCGTGCGGTGGACAACGTACTCGAACGACTACCGCCGGACGTCCGGGCGGTCCGGGTCGGCAACGAGGATGCGATGACCGCGCACGCGCGCGGGTTCATGGTGGAGACGCAGGTCGAGGCCCTGCGGCAGGAGATCCTGGCCGCGACCGAGGGCGCGGCGTCCCGGCTGGCTCCCTTCGTCGGTGTCGAGGACCAGGCTGGGCGGTGGCTGGATTACCTGGCTGCCCGACTCGCCGAGGCCCGACTCGCGGACGGGGACGTCCGGGCCCGCGCGACCGAGTTGGCCGCTGCGGTCGAGCGGGCCGCCGCACCGGTCGCCGCACAGCTCGCCGCCGCCGACCGGGGGGTACGGGAATCACGCGCGAGTCTGGCGCCGCTCGCCGAGAATCACCGCAACCACGAGGTGCGCGCCGAGGCGGCGAGGCGGCGGGCCGCCTCGGGGATGCTGGCGTTCTTCTTCCGTTGGCTCGCCGACCGCCGGGAACGGCGTCTCGCCGCGAGCTTTCAGCAGCTCAGCGCAGCGCAGACGGCGATGCGACTGGCCGAGGAGTCGTACGGTGCTGTTCGTGCCCGAGCCGACGCCCTGATCGCGGCCGACCCTGCAGTCAGAGCGGTCACCAGCGCTCGCGACAGTGCTTGCCAGGTCCGTGAAAAGGTGCTGGGCGAGGCCGCGCGGGCGGTGGAGAAGACGCGCGAGGTGCTCCGTCCGGCGGTCACCGTGCCAGTCGGGGTGCCGGACGACCTAGCCGGCTGGACACGGCTGGAGCAGGAGCTGACCTCGGCGGCGACCCTGGCCCGCCTCCGGGCCGGGCTGCTCACTCAATGGCGTGACCAGGTGGCTGTAGCCGAGCAGGATTTGCATCGAGAACTGGTGCGGTACGCCGATGTGGTGGCCGCCACCTGTATCGGTACCGCCACCACCGCCCTCCTGGCCGAGCTGGAATTCGATGTGGCGATCGTCGACGAGGCCGGGCAGATCTCCACGCCGAATTTGTTGGTGCCGTTGGTTCGGGCACGCCGAGCGGTGTTGGTCGGCGACCACAATCAGCTGCCGCCCTTCCTCGACGACGAGGTACGCGACTGGGCCGACAACCTCGCCACCGATGTGCCTCCCGCAGTCGCGACACTAATCGGTGACGTGCTGCGACGCAGCGCCTTCGAGAGGCTCTATCCCAGCTTGGGCGACACCAACCGGGTCATGTTGCGGGTGCAGCGGCGTATGCCGGCGGAGCTGGCCCAGTTCGTGTCGGCAGCCTTCTATCAGGGACTACTGGAAACCGAGCATCCCGGAGGTCCACCGGATCCGGTGTTCCGCGCGCCGCTGGCGATGATCGACACGTCGGACCAGCCGGCGACGCGGCGGCGGGAACAACCCGATCGCTCGGCGGATGGGTTGGGGCGGCCCGGCTACGTGAACGAGCTGGAGGCCAGATTGATCGTCCAGTTTCTGGGCCGGTACGCCACTCGGTACGCCGACTGGGCGGTCATCGTCCCGTACCGGGCACAGGCCGAGTTGATCACCCAGCTGCTCACGAAGGAACTGGGTGATACCGGGGTGGTCGACAACGTGGGCACCGTCGATTCGTTTCAGGGCGGTGAGCGGGACCTGATCGTCTACGGGTTCACCCGCAGCAACCACCGGGGCGAGATCGGGTTCCTCAGCGAACTCCGACGCCTCAACGTGGCGATCACCCGGCCCCGGCGTCAACTGGTTCTGGTGGGCGACACGGCGACATTGCGTACCGCGCGCGATCCGGGTTTCGCCGCGTTGATCCAATCGTTGACCGACCACCTCGACGCGGTGGGCGACCGCCGGCCCTCCCGGGAAATTGAGTCGGTGCTCGGTGCCTGACGGAACGGCGTCTGCAGTGCTGATCAGCCCGGAGAGCAGGTTGTTGCCATGAGCCGGATCATCTATCCCGCCCGGCGAGCCGTCGAGCACGCGGTCACCGTGCCAGGTGTGCGTCCGTTGCGGCTCTTCCCGGTGCTGTGGCCACTGTGGCAGGTCGAGACGACCGCACAGGTCTACGACGAGCAGCCGTACGAGTTGCTGGATCGCTTCTTGGTGCGGGGCGTTCTGGAGGCTGGGCTGACCCGGTCGGTGGACTTGACCGCGTTCTACGGCCTGCCGCATTCGCTGGTGGAACGCTGCCTGACGTTTCTCACCCTCATCGGACACGTCCGCCAAGGCGAGGGGTTGGTCACGCTTACCCCGCTCGGGGAGAGTTCCGCCCGAGCCGGCATCCGCTACGTTCCGAAGGAAAGCCGTCAGCAGCTTCTCGTCGAACGCTTCACCGCCCGGCCACTTCCACGCAGCCACTACCGGGGTTCGCTGACTTTGCTCCCGACCCCAGACGTGCCGGCCGAGCAGGTCAGCGACGGATCGCGCTTCGTCCCGCTCTTCTCTCCCTGGGCCTTCCGGCCTGAGATCGTCACGCAGCTTGGGGAGCGTCCCGATCGATTCGACTTCAATCTGCCCAAGCAACTGCGGGATCTGCGCGTGCTCGGGGAACAGGACGCCTACCTGCCGGCGTACCTCATCGAAAGCGCCGATGGCCGGTTGCTGGCGTACAGCGGGGTGGCCGGGGAGCGAGACACTTTTCTGGAGTCCGTGTGTGATCGGGTGCCAATGATCAAGCAACTGATCGCCGCCGAGCCGTCGCAGGATCCGCGAGAAATCTGG
The nucleotide sequence above comes from Plantactinospora soyae. Encoded proteins:
- a CDS encoding SbcC/MukB-like Walker B domain-containing protein; this translates as MSLIAHPGRRPTGSHDTAGPVSDWNDGPVAADRWQPTRAGAVNSWAWTDETLIFADGWLALAGPNGSGKSLTASMLVTVLLDGEVSQKALSVSGEAVGTLIDRHTDRNAKEDRTGAWWLEYGYRDCGTGEVRYLTTGLWLRSQSSGLQKAFFIMPGRVGTDLVLAQQREPVSIEGLAEQVAAVDGRLFTSHDRLTSKVRDYVNPAEENQYRDAIRTTLFAPLDSVQFDALVGVLRSLRSVRTAEAISPNQMRAVLTEALPALDPRALQFIADTMERIADLEAQLKQARAEIRQLEQSEQQYQRYIDAVIAEEAARLANAQTVFDDHAREARAAEQQLADAQAQAARVQARREELRGEIAGVRGRLQAAEDALRDHAGAELPHLEERLSDLRKQQSELEAAGLELQDESQRAAQQAAESADQARNSQRHMTGIGSRLRATAANVGAHAFVDRLAEVTEQVTAANSLNQDPPKADLAQIAETPRGWIETRTTTLNGIETALHEHDMAQIEQRTEAGHLRTAEETQDRAADRAGDASAERRTVEQDLLDELSRWDSRRAQLPSVPADLTTDAEDRIDPDRLVAWLHGAGTATRERIALGAREQDVVHGTRVVQAAEGAAHRAAQARKSAEQFADQAQRHLENAQAQAEIDRTAVDEQARQARADHDAAVDAAHAITATAEQALVDGRVDAIQAATEWGRQVAGWRARLVHLDGSTVNLPDDPVAIDLRQPFLDLERAHSAAVSGLQRAIAGTGRAVEDARQRVAGIEDELEQARRQLPVPQAPPWRSPRDPGRGVPLWAAVAFADHVSAEQADRIEGALLTAGLLDALITGDRLVGDGDLVLAGDRPAAGRSLADVLVAENGSGVDPRLVEWLLRAVAIDLTGSDLSIGYLRTGNVIASAPRDYRATFIGRTARESARLALVADLEQRLAAAHQDLQAEEQRVEQLEADVRASGRERDDFPPADAVAGARDQVTQLQLSVAKAQQQTTQALATAAAQLIELLAEVKAVRNAIDRTVENARRRLEEAAGTLKRSLQTESDAGDALISAQEELAEATERRNEARAAQQLCAAEEQRFPDVEQLRRTTRDEDAAERDAAAARALVDEHRRRHQQASDRVRTALRALHTAATLPDGAILPTDREALRRHREMVTTLLQQIEAWQSAGQRALDLLTTAQREQRTADWVTNRFQKAIAAADQVRLAAEELDARVEQTRALYGAEYAELRQAKDSLADELTDKLAEGERRESEFRTHDNAAVAATTTLEKIAPRRREADQHRADCFDRMCLLVTHGFAEVPETLARDSDNRPANLTAALTWSRQLLAGKPTTGARLDTLRIARERVQKQLESTMRSVNQALAEFDQQLDSTTLDGTEWRRITLAAPNAAVGEDLRQAAETLRATAEGLERDLRQDVKATLKTSMFTQLRRDIQTRREAARELVRQIRATLENVRTGVARVGVQVDWRVRDDGNSQQMVALLKASPSDEVFDQMYEILRERMEDAGEETWTDRVAHTFDYRSWHHWEISVTHSSFGTDQFKPVNARSNPLKGLSTGESRLATMLPLLAAAWSMYSGDTYRGPRLLSIDEIDAAFDDRNLRQILALLRTWNFDILATTPTIAPLIKREAQHVVVHEVITDGRHRVTVPWLWNGSGEPTPLPLAAPTAATTPDGH
- a CDS encoding TIGR02679 domain-containing protein is translated as MPADLTYLAEDADLHPLWRAVHGRLCTGTSPEAINTVRVPALSTAGIAQLRTWLDTSTRRRRGTSAVTVSGNTATVPLRELLAVLGIDRGTLIALVEKAVGEPVVDRSAATLAAADRRAQLWQYATEELPDLPQLVARMRATGVGEDDTEIRHSIAALAAALRHIPARPPIPLAKLAHDITGDPHYFDLTTLNGIRLVAAVAERAGHTEPARPDLVRALLATVGVIADRLSATVLLFNVEVVGDGPIDRRLRDSPAPVALTLLDLVQHPPVLAPQTLTVVENPSVMEIAFTAGARQPIACTSGQLRAIDHVLFQLAVAHGVRLRYAGDIDTAGKQIAAVVASTYGAELIAMDDDTASEASHHPPVTRCLRLREGESLHTLSAETATIYQEHDVLLARIFSGQPL
- a CDS encoding DUF262 domain-containing protein, coding for MNAVLSRGEFVKANETTVRNLLQGEKQYVVPLYQRRYSWKRRDLAQLWSDVMRVAEVGNNAAHFLGSVVLAPSPANTPTGVQSWLVVDGQQRLTTLSILLCAIRDHVREADAQLAAKIDDMYLFNKYAAGIDRYTLLPTKADRAAWLALVERDPGAGGEDRIG